Proteins encoded together in one Anabaena sphaerica FACHB-251 window:
- the gcvP gene encoding aminomethyl-transferring glycine dehydrogenase: MVANLPRTQSSDSEAIRRNRNILAKSSQKLSSFAQRHIGLNSDDIQQMLEVLGLTTLDDLIDKTVPQAIRLNQTLQLPAAQSEYAALAKLKQIADKNQVYRSYIGMGYYDCITPTVIQRNILENPGWYTAYTPYQPEIAQGRLEALINFQTMIIDLTGLEIANASLLDEATAAAEAMSMSYGVCKNKSHNYFVSRECHPQTIDVLQTRAKPLGINIIIGDHQTFDFAESIFGAILQYPATDGTVYDYRNFIEQSHAQGALVTVAADPLSLTLLTPPGELGADIAVGSTQRFGIPLGFGGPHAAYFATKEEYKRLVPGRIVGVSKDANGKPAYRLALQTREQHIRRDKATSNICTAQVLLAVMASMYAVYHGPDGLRAIAENIHQLTATLAAGLEKLGYKISSKYFFDTLRVELGNTKLEAILDAANERNINLRIFDNSTVGISLDETTTEADLIDLWQIFALKDQLPFTVEELPITNSQLSRESKYLTHPVFNRYHSETELLRYLHQLESKDLSLTTSMIPLGSCTMKLNATSEMIPVTWAEFGKIHPFAPISQTRGYQILFQQLEAWLSQITGFAGISLQPNAGSQGEYAGLLVIHEYHQSRGEGHRNVCLIPQSAHGTNPASAVMCGMKVVGVACDDDGNIDVADLKAKAEKHSHELSALMVTYPSTHGVFEEAIQEICAVIHSHGGQVYMDGANMNAQVGICRPGDIGADVCHLNLHKTFCIPHGGGGPGMGPIGVASHLVPFLPGHSVVRMGGDLGAVSAAPWGSASILVISWMYIIMMGADGLTEATKIAILNANYIAKKLESYYPVLYQGKNGLVAHECILDLRSLKKSAQIEIDDVAKRLMDYGFHAPTVSWPVAGTIMVEPTESESKQELDRFCDALIAIREEVAAIESGKMDIHDNLLKNAPHTAESLIIGEWNHPYSREQAAYPAPWNKEYKFWPSVGRIDAAFGDRNFVCSCLPMEAYS, translated from the coding sequence GTGGTAGCTAATCTCCCACGTACTCAGTCGAGCGATAGCGAAGCGATCCGAAGGAATCGTAACATTTTAGCTAAAAGCAGTCAGAAATTAAGCAGCTTTGCCCAAAGACACATTGGACTCAACTCCGATGACATTCAGCAAATGCTGGAAGTATTAGGTTTGACTACTCTTGATGACTTAATTGATAAAACAGTACCCCAAGCAATTCGCTTGAATCAAACTCTACAATTACCAGCAGCACAAAGCGAATATGCAGCACTGGCAAAATTGAAACAAATAGCCGATAAAAATCAAGTTTACCGTTCATACATTGGCATGGGGTATTATGACTGTATCACCCCCACAGTTATTCAACGCAACATCTTAGAAAATCCGGGTTGGTACACAGCTTATACACCTTATCAGCCAGAAATTGCCCAAGGACGTTTGGAAGCCCTCATAAATTTCCAAACCATGATTATAGACTTGACAGGTTTAGAAATTGCTAACGCATCGTTATTAGATGAAGCGACAGCAGCAGCAGAAGCCATGAGTATGAGTTATGGTGTCTGCAAAAATAAATCACATAACTATTTTGTATCTCGTGAATGTCATCCCCAAACCATTGATGTATTGCAAACAAGAGCAAAACCTCTAGGCATAAATATCATTATCGGTGATCATCAAACTTTTGATTTTGCAGAATCCATTTTTGGTGCAATTCTCCAATATCCTGCAACTGATGGCACAGTTTACGACTATCGCAATTTTATAGAACAGTCCCATGCTCAGGGTGCATTGGTGACTGTAGCAGCAGATCCTCTGAGTTTAACATTGCTCACACCCCCCGGTGAATTAGGGGCTGATATTGCAGTAGGCAGCACCCAACGCTTCGGTATTCCCTTGGGCTTTGGGGGACCACACGCTGCTTATTTTGCCACGAAGGAAGAGTATAAACGGCTAGTTCCAGGGCGCATTGTGGGGGTATCAAAAGATGCTAACGGTAAACCTGCATACCGTCTAGCTTTACAAACCCGTGAACAGCACATCCGTAGAGACAAAGCCACCAGTAATATCTGCACGGCGCAGGTTTTATTGGCAGTCATGGCAAGTATGTATGCAGTGTATCATGGACCCGATGGACTGAGAGCTATTGCTGAAAACATCCACCAATTAACCGCAACTCTAGCAGCAGGTTTGGAAAAACTCGGTTACAAAATTAGTTCTAAATATTTCTTTGATACCTTGCGGGTAGAATTAGGAAATACCAAATTAGAAGCAATTCTCGACGCTGCAAATGAGAGAAATATCAATTTGAGAATTTTTGATAATTCCACTGTGGGTATTTCCTTAGATGAAACTACCACAGAAGCAGATTTAATTGACCTTTGGCAAATTTTCGCACTGAAAGATCAATTACCTTTTACTGTGGAAGAATTACCAATTACCAATTCTCAATTATCACGTGAAAGTAAATATCTCACCCACCCAGTTTTTAACCGCTATCATTCAGAAACCGAATTATTGCGTTATTTGCATCAACTAGAAAGCAAGGATTTATCATTAACAACTTCAATGATTCCCTTGGGTTCTTGTACGATGAAGTTAAACGCAACTTCGGAAATGATTCCCGTAACTTGGGCAGAATTTGGTAAAATCCATCCTTTTGCCCCAATTTCCCAAACTAGAGGTTATCAAATTCTGTTCCAACAACTAGAAGCATGGTTATCACAAATTACAGGTTTTGCGGGAATTTCCTTACAACCAAATGCAGGTTCTCAAGGTGAATATGCGGGACTTTTGGTAATTCATGAATATCATCAAAGTCGCGGAGAAGGACATAGAAACGTTTGTTTAATTCCCCAATCTGCACATGGAACAAATCCCGCAAGTGCGGTAATGTGTGGGATGAAAGTTGTGGGAGTGGCTTGTGATGATGATGGTAATATTGATGTTGCTGATTTAAAAGCCAAAGCTGAAAAACATAGTCATGAATTATCAGCTTTAATGGTGACATATCCATCAACTCATGGGGTATTTGAAGAAGCAATTCAAGAAATTTGTGCAGTCATTCATAGTCACGGTGGACAAGTTTACATGGACGGCGCTAATATGAATGCCCAAGTCGGTATTTGTCGTCCTGGTGATATTGGTGCAGATGTCTGTCATTTGAATTTACACAAAACTTTCTGTATTCCTCATGGTGGTGGTGGTCCCGGTATGGGTCCCATTGGTGTTGCTTCCCACCTTGTTCCCTTTTTACCAGGACATTCTGTGGTGAGAATGGGTGGTGATTTGGGTGCGGTTTCTGCTGCACCTTGGGGTAGTGCAAGTATCCTAGTGATTTCTTGGATGTATATTATCATGATGGGTGCAGATGGGTTGACGGAAGCAACCAAAATTGCCATTTTAAATGCTAATTACATCGCTAAGAAATTAGAGTCATATTATCCGGTTTTATATCAGGGAAAAAATGGTTTGGTGGCACATGAATGTATTTTAGATTTGCGAAGTTTGAAGAAATCAGCGCAGATTGAAATTGATGATGTTGCGAAGCGGTTAATGGATTATGGTTTTCATGCACCTACTGTTTCTTGGCCTGTTGCTGGGACAATTATGGTAGAACCAACGGAAAGTGAATCTAAACAGGAATTAGATAGATTTTGTGATGCTTTGATTGCGATTCGTGAGGAAGTTGCGGCAATTGAATCTGGTAAAATGGATATTCACGATAATCTTTTGAAAAATGCCCCTCACACTGCGGAAAGTTTGATTATTGGTGAGTGGAATCATCCCTATTCCCGTGAACAAGCTGCTTATCCTGCACCTTGGAATAA
- the gcvH gene encoding glycine cleavage system protein GcvH, with the protein MSFEYPQDLRYLDSHEYVRLDGEIATIGITEFAVDQLGDIVFLELPEIGDAISKGDTFGNIESVKAVEELNAPVSGTVIERNEAMIESPELVADDPYREGWFIKLRVDDLSEVEDAMTADEYRALVEGE; encoded by the coding sequence ATGTCTTTTGAATATCCCCAGGATTTGCGTTATCTAGATTCTCATGAATATGTACGCCTAGATGGAGAAATCGCTACCATTGGTATTACTGAGTTTGCTGTTGATCAATTAGGTGATATTGTATTCTTGGAACTGCCAGAAATCGGTGATGCTATATCCAAGGGAGATACTTTTGGTAACATTGAATCCGTGAAAGCCGTTGAAGAACTCAATGCACCAGTCAGCGGTACAGTGATAGAACGCAATGAAGCCATGATTGAATCCCCCGAACTCGTGGCAGATGACCCATATCGTGAGGGGTGGTTTATAAAATTGCGTGTTGATGATCTTAGTGAAGTTGAGGATGCCATGACAGCGGATGAGTATCGTGCTTTGGTGGAAGGGGAGTAA
- the gcvT gene encoding glycine cleavage system aminomethyltransferase GcvT, translated as MANPESITQSLAQTPLYQIGVELKARFTSFGGWEMPVQYSGITQEHQAVRNTAGMFDISHMGKFTLQGKNLISQLEALVPSDLSRLQPGQAQYTVLLNSQAGIIDDIIIYYQGKENTDTQKVVIIVNAATTEKDKTWLLQHLDPDTVDFQDLSGDKILIAVQGPKATSHLQSFVSADLTPIKAFGHLETTIFGKPAFLARTGYTGEDGFEVMVDPEVGIELWQRLYDAGVIPCGLGCRDTLRLEAAMALYSQDIDDTTTPLEAGLGWLVHLDTKGDFIGREILAQQKADGVHRKLVGLQTQGRNIARHGYPVLSSGNVVGEVTSGTLSPTLGYPIALAYVPSHLATVKQQVEVEIRGKAYPAVVVKRPFYRSKNRVTN; from the coding sequence GTGGCTAATCCAGAAAGTATCACCCAATCTCTAGCGCAAACCCCTTTATATCAAATCGGTGTCGAACTCAAAGCCCGCTTTACTAGCTTTGGTGGTTGGGAAATGCCGGTACAATATAGCGGTATCACCCAAGAACACCAAGCTGTCAGAAATACTGCCGGAATGTTCGATATTTCCCACATGGGTAAATTTACCCTCCAAGGTAAAAACCTGATTTCCCAACTTGAGGCATTAGTCCCCTCAGATTTGAGTCGTCTGCAACCTGGTCAAGCACAATACACAGTATTATTAAATTCCCAAGCTGGAATCATTGACGATATCATTATTTACTACCAAGGTAAAGAAAATACTGATACCCAAAAGGTAGTAATTATCGTTAATGCAGCCACCACTGAGAAAGACAAAACGTGGTTATTGCAGCATCTTGACCCAGATACAGTAGATTTTCAAGACTTGTCAGGAGATAAAATCTTAATTGCCGTTCAGGGTCCAAAAGCTACCAGCCATCTTCAGTCTTTTGTATCAGCAGACCTAACCCCAATCAAAGCCTTTGGGCATTTAGAAACAACCATCTTCGGTAAACCAGCTTTCCTTGCCCGTACAGGCTACACAGGGGAAGATGGCTTTGAAGTCATGGTAGATCCCGAAGTCGGGATAGAATTGTGGCAACGTCTCTATGATGCTGGTGTTATTCCCTGCGGGCTTGGTTGCAGAGATACCCTGCGTCTGGAAGCCGCAATGGCACTTTATAGCCAAGATATCGACGATACCACCACACCCCTAGAAGCGGGTTTAGGGTGGTTGGTACATTTAGATACTAAAGGCGATTTTATCGGGCGGGAAATTTTAGCACAGCAAAAAGCCGATGGAGTGCATCGTAAACTCGTAGGTTTACAAACCCAAGGGCGGAATATTGCCCGTCATGGCTACCCCGTATTATCATCAGGTAATGTTGTGGGAGAAGTAACTAGTGGCACTCTCTCACCTACACTCGGTTATCCCATCGCTTTAGCTTATGTTCCTAGTCACTTAGCAACCGTCAAACAGCAGGTAGAAGTGGAAATTCGCGGCAAGGCTTATCCCGCAGTCGTGGTGAAACGTCCCTTCTATCGCTCAAAAAATCGTGTTACTAACTGA
- a CDS encoding pentapeptide repeat-containing protein, which yields MKYWQILASLVLAVVLFVFPLTAQAASSSSITRSAGDEVQGQDFSGQNLVGTEYTNLKLENTNFSNANLRGAVFNGTLLEGVNLHSVDFRQGIAYLAKFKNADLSDAVLTDAMMLRSVFDHVDVTGADFTNAILDGVEIKKLCVNASGVNSQTGVDTRESLGC from the coding sequence ATGAAGTATTGGCAAATACTCGCTAGTTTGGTTTTAGCCGTGGTGTTGTTTGTGTTTCCCCTAACAGCACAAGCAGCAAGTTCTTCCAGCATCACCCGTTCTGCTGGTGATGAAGTACAAGGTCAAGATTTTTCTGGACAAAATTTAGTCGGTACTGAGTATACTAATCTGAAATTAGAAAATACTAACTTTAGCAATGCTAACTTACGAGGTGCTGTGTTTAATGGTACTTTGTTGGAAGGGGTAAATTTACATAGTGTAGATTTTCGTCAAGGTATTGCTTATTTAGCAAAGTTCAAAAATGCTGATTTGAGTGATGCAGTATTGACAGATGCGATGATGTTGCGTTCAGTTTTTGATCATGTCGATGTCACTGGTGCTGATTTCACTAATGCCATTTTAGATGGGGTAGAAATCAAAAAACTCTGTGTTAATGCTAGTGGTGTAAATTCTCAAACGGGTGTAGATACTCGTGAATCTTTAGGCTGTTAA
- a CDS encoding DUF760 domain-containing protein produces MSNLSHSQPDYFAPDENNDQLWQYLQSLNPETVTQLSKPNSAEVFELIQKSIVAMLGHLPNDRYNTMITTSRDELGKLLGSAMIDGYFLRNVEQRLEMEKSFQVIDFQ; encoded by the coding sequence ATGAGTAATCTTTCCCATTCTCAGCCAGATTATTTTGCACCAGACGAAAATAATGATCAGCTTTGGCAATATCTACAATCTCTCAACCCAGAAACAGTCACTCAACTCTCTAAACCCAACTCAGCCGAAGTATTTGAACTAATTCAAAAATCTATTGTTGCTATGTTAGGTCATTTGCCTAATGACAGATACAATACTATGATTACCACCAGCCGCGATGAATTAGGAAAGCTATTAGGTTCAGCTATGATTGATGGGTATTTTTTAAGAAATGTAGAACAAAGATTAGAAATGGAAAAGAGTTTCCAAGTAATCGATTTTCAGTAA
- the psaK gene encoding photosystem I reaction center subunit PsaK yields MLTSTLLAAATAPLDWSPNVGIIMIIANIIAIAFGKFTIKYPSAEPALPSPKFFGGFGLPAVLATTAFGHILGAGIILGLHNLGRI; encoded by the coding sequence ATGTTGACTTCAACCTTACTCGCCGCTGCAACCGCACCCCTAGACTGGAGTCCTAACGTTGGCATCATCATGATTATCGCCAACATCATTGCGATCGCCTTTGGGAAGTTTACCATCAAGTATCCCAGCGCAGAACCAGCCCTACCTTCACCTAAGTTTTTTGGTGGTTTTGGTTTACCTGCTGTACTGGCAACCACCGCCTTTGGTCATATTTTAGGCGCTGGGATTATTTTAGGACTGCATAACCTTGGCAGAATCTAA
- a CDS encoding SufE family protein produces MSLSLDSLPPALAKIVQRFQRASEPKRRYEQLIWYAQKLPEFPEADKIPENKVPGCVSQVYVTASLDDGKVVFQGDSDSQLTKGLVALLIEGLNGLAPTEIVQLTPDFIQATGLNVSLTPSRANGFYNIFKTMQKKALECKLEN; encoded by the coding sequence ATGTCCTTAAGTCTTGACTCGTTACCACCAGCTTTGGCTAAAATTGTGCAACGTTTCCAACGTGCTTCTGAACCAAAGCGGCGCTATGAACAATTAATTTGGTATGCTCAGAAACTACCAGAATTTCCCGAAGCTGATAAAATCCCCGAAAATAAAGTTCCAGGTTGCGTTTCTCAGGTATATGTCACAGCATCACTGGATGATGGGAAGGTTGTTTTTCAGGGAGATTCTGATTCTCAGCTAACCAAGGGACTGGTAGCATTGTTAATAGAAGGATTAAACGGACTAGCACCAACAGAAATTGTACAATTAACACCTGATTTTATTCAAGCCACAGGTTTAAATGTCAGCTTGACACCTTCCCGCGCTAATGGTTTTTACAACATCTTCAAAACCATGCAGAAAAAAGCTTTGGAATGTAAATTGGAAAATTAG